A single Triticum dicoccoides isolate Atlit2015 ecotype Zavitan chromosome 2A, WEW_v2.0, whole genome shotgun sequence DNA region contains:
- the LOC119357431 gene encoding serpin-Z6B-like: MLPKSEVDHADDLAQWVEDERAAIAQWEEAGRAAARDSLQAFTLRLNKRLAADADRSGNLVFSPLCLYAALSLWATGARERTLDELLGVLGVPSWDVHTFHVCTLARQALADRSQTGGQRINFGCGVWHDTTVPLRPAFRDVATEWYESVIRPVNFHKQPEEAKEKINAWVAALMNDLIPTLIGRDVLSHLTDLVLVNAMYFKGKWNMPFDEERHLFHRLDNTAIDTSFMRGFGRQRIAWHNGFKVLQLRYEQGGPLPAQSQPQPVYSMCVFLPDARDGLCWLANQIACDPDFLRKHLPRSDVEVDDFRLPTFKVSFDMTMNDILCDMGLKEALEPGKADLSDVVEDGTGGRRRLALQEVIHQAVIEVNEEGTEAAAATVMITCSTTSALPPLSRCVAFVADHPFAFFVIEEVSGAIMFAGHVVDPTIN, from the exons ATGTTGCCCAAATCCGAGGTCGATCACGCCGACGACCTAGCCCAATGGGTCGAGGACGAGCGCGCCGCCATAGCCCAGTGGGAGGAGGCCGGGCGCGCCGCTGCCCGCGACAGCCTGCAGGCCTTCACCCTCCGCCTAAACAAGCGCCTCGCCGCCGACGCCGATAGGAGCGGCAACCTGGTCTTCTCGCCGCTGTGCCTCTACGCGGCGCTCTCGCTGTGGGCCACCGGCGCGCGTGAGcgcaccctcgacgagctgctcggCGTCCTCGGGGTGCCTTCATGGGACGTCCACACCTTCCATGTCTGCACGCTGGCCCGGCAGGCCCTCGCTGACCGGTCCCAGACGGGCGGCCAGCGCATCAACTTCGGGTGCGGCGTGTGGCACGACACCACCGTGCCCCTCCGCCCCGCCTTCCGCGACGTCGCCACCGAGTGGTACGAGTCCGTCATCCGCCCAGTTAACTTCCACAAGCAG CCGGAGGAGGCAAAGGAGAAGATCAACGCATGGGTGGCGGCGTTGATGAACGACCTCATCCCCACCCTGATTGGCCGTGACGTGTTGTCCCACCTCACCGACCTGGTGCTTGTCAACGCCATGTACTTCAAGGGAAAGTGGAACATGCCATTCGACGAGGAACGCCATCTGTTTCACCGCCTTGACAACACCGCCATCGACACGTCCTTCATGCGTGGCTTCGGTAGGCAAAGAATCGCGTGGCACAATGGcttcaaggtgctccagctgcgctACGAGCAAGGCGGCCCCTTGCCCGCGCAGTCGCAGCCACAGCCGGTCTACTCAATGTGTGTCTTCCTCCCCGACGCGCGTGATGGGCTGTGTTGGTTGGCCAACCAGATTGCCTGTGACCCTGACTTTTTGCGCAAGCACCTGCCGAGGAGCGACGTCGAGGTTGACGACTTCCGGCTGCCTACATTCAAGGTCAGCTTTGACATGACTATGAACGACATTCTCTGCGACATGGGGCTCAAGGAGGCTTTAGAGCCAGGGAAGGCCGACCTATCTGATGTGGTTGAGGACGGGACggggggaaggaggaggctggctctaCAGGAAGTGATCCACCAAGCCGTCATCGAGGTGAACGAGGAAGGCACCGAGGCCGCGGCTGCCACTGTGATGATTACGTGTAGCACGACTAGTGCCCTACCTCCGCTGTCGCGGTGTGTGGCCTTCGTTGCTGACCATCCTTTTGCCTTCTTTGTCATCGAGGAGGTGTCAGGTGCGATCATGTTCGCGGGGCATGTTGTTGACCCCACTATCAATTGA